The DNA window CTGCTTCCTTCTGTCTCAGGGGCAACTTCTCTCACATCAGCTATTGTTGACTCTGTTGCCTGAATATCGCTCCATTCAGCATCTTCAACTGGCCGGGGGTTGCTTTGATCAACTGCCATGTGCACAACACTCTCCCCGGAGGCTGGGACAGCTCTAGAAACACTAAGACAAGCTTTATCCACATTCTCATCTGACATGTCCACATGCTTAGTCAAGGGAAGAGTTCTACCAACAACATTTGGGGTCTCCGTCTTCTCCTCGAAAACTTGCTCTGTATCTAGGTGCTGCCTGTTGAGTGAATGGTATATCAGTTTTATCAGTCTTAgcaaatttcaagaaataatatttttcaaattgctCCTTCTCATGGACTAAAAATGCTGATGTATGCACAATTCATGTTTAATGCAGAAAAGAAATGATCGAGATAGATTAGCAGAAGCGGTgagaaaatggaaaataaaggTTTATGAGTCTCCTAAAAAAGGCTAACATAAGACGAGTTCAAAAGGTCAGAAAATGGAAAACGATGCAGCAATCTTCATATTGGCTTTAGATTGGATCAGATGTCAAACCTTTGAAGTTGTGCCTGTAGCACATTTGCATATGCTAGAAGCTCCTCCTTCTCCTTCACGGCAGCTGCCTCCTTCTCCACAGCCTCCTTTATTCTAGCTTCAACATCTGCTTCTGCAACTCTTGCCTTCTCCTCTGCTCTCACAACAGCTCCTTCTAATATCACAGCACGCTCTCTAGCTTTTGCAATCTCAGAACGCCACAAATTTGCCTCCTGAATGGCAGAGTCTCTCTGCTTAATCAGTTGATCTCTTTCCTTGCTCAGAGCCACAATCTTCTCTTCAAAATCTTTTAACTACACATGTCCATCAATAAAAACCCACATAAACAAAGATGCAACTGACATCCAAAATTTTACTTAGGCATAAATCCCAATTGGCAATGATATTAATCAAACTGCACGTCAGaaggaaaatatatatcttcTGAAAAGGGAATTGCTTTTGCTATCACATCGTGTATAGTTTACATATAGCCATTGGACTGCACAATGAACCATCAAGAAAGAAGAGATTACTGGTACCTTCAACATGGATGACTCCAACTGCTTTTCTGAAGCTTTTGATAACCGCTCAATTTCAGAACAAGCAATTCTTCTTTGTTCATCCATAATATGAGCAGCAGATGCTGCAGTCTCAGCAGCTTCCGCTGTCTCAGATAGTTTATCCGCTATATCTCTTATTGTTGAATCACGAGCACGAAGATCTCGAGCCAGATTCTGTAATTCCTCATCCTTGACTCTCAGCGTCTCCTGTAAGATATTCTTGCTTAGAAAACCAAGTCCATGTAGAATGAATAGCCAAATAAACTTAAGTTGGCATCAGGAAGCAACCAGTTGGGAACATGCCAAGCTAGGCTAGGCAGGTGTTGCACAGCATGTAGTATGCATATATTGCGAGGCTGGTTAgttgattttcaaaatgaaGGGATGCATAGTTGGGTTCCAAGAGACAAGCAAAGCCAGACACTTTGACTCATAGAAAATTTACTATTT is part of the Populus trichocarpa isolate Nisqually-1 chromosome 2, P.trichocarpa_v4.1, whole genome shotgun sequence genome and encodes:
- the LOC7468724 gene encoding uncharacterized protein LOC7468724 isoform X1; its protein translation is MTSNGASAQRAAADTENSLEKIKRQLASGSGRNLLQGPLLKRSETLRKWNERWVILDPTTGKMEYKTRRNEPAVKGTIIFDANSTITASPVNFHGLPKYDGCCFYIGTPQKNDYFLCAETPGAARAWVATLHATQLVLKAHKEAVDSLSGSGSAKLGTVAAVVAAANSIAQECSKEIEAAMQISLRNALGMMNNRIIDGPMDDLTIMKETLRVKDEELQNLARDLRARDSTIRDIADKLSETAEAAETAASAAHIMDEQRRIACSEIERLSKASEKQLESSMLKLKDFEEKIVALSKERDQLIKQRDSAIQEANLWRSEIAKARERAVILEGAVVRAEEKARVAEADVEARIKEAVEKEAAAVKEKEELLAYANVLQAQLQRQHLDTEQVFEEKTETPNVVGRTLPLTKHVDMSDENVDKACLSVSRAVPASGESVVHMAVDQSNPRPVEDAEWSDIQATESTIADVREVAPETEGSSLDISVVSPPVNNHHEQGANTYHQP
- the LOC7468724 gene encoding uncharacterized protein LOC7468724 isoform X2 is translated as MTSNGASARAAADTENSLEKIKRQLASGSGRNLLQGPLLKRSETLRKWNERWVILDPTTGKMEYKTRRNEPAVKGTIIFDANSTITASPVNFHGLPKYDGCCFYIGTPQKNDYFLCAETPGAARAWVATLHATQLVLKAHKEAVDSLSGSGSAKLGTVAAVVAAANSIAQECSKEIEAAMQISLRNALGMMNNRIIDGPMDDLTIMKETLRVKDEELQNLARDLRARDSTIRDIADKLSETAEAAETAASAAHIMDEQRRIACSEIERLSKASEKQLESSMLKLKDFEEKIVALSKERDQLIKQRDSAIQEANLWRSEIAKARERAVILEGAVVRAEEKARVAEADVEARIKEAVEKEAAAVKEKEELLAYANVLQAQLQRQHLDTEQVFEEKTETPNVVGRTLPLTKHVDMSDENVDKACLSVSRAVPASGESVVHMAVDQSNPRPVEDAEWSDIQATESTIADVREVAPETEGSSLDISVVSPPVNNHHEQGANTYHQP